One genomic region from Salvia hispanica cultivar TCC Black 2014 chromosome 2, UniMelb_Shisp_WGS_1.0, whole genome shotgun sequence encodes:
- the LOC125204678 gene encoding protein TIFY 9-like isoform X2 produces MAKSSSLEHDFFAMDKGSTALPPPTAAPVFQRRRSFRDIQGVITKMNPEVVKSVIGNGAFASPSPKLSLRCGGDDNRAPMTIFYNGMVSVFDVSPRKAQDILKVADQMLPSKSPQNLDSNSNGETNLLESFNGDLPISRKNSLQRFLQKRKERVEH; encoded by the exons ATGGCGAAATCTTCATCTCTGGAACATGATTTTTTCGCCATGGATAAAGGATCTACTGCTCTCCCACCGCCCACCGCCGCCCCCGTTTTTCAGCGCAGAAGAAGTTTTCGAG ATATACAAGGTGTTATAACGAAGATGAATCCGGAGGTGGTGAAGAGCGTGATTGGGAATGGCGCTTTTGCGAGTCCTTCTCCCAAACTTAG CCTGCGGTGTGGGGGTGATGACAATAGAGCTCCAATGACCATTTTCTACAATGGAATGGTTTCTGTATTTGACGTCTCTCCACGCAAG GCACAAGATATTCTCAAAGTGGCTGATCAAATGCTTCCTTCTAAATCGCCCCAAAACTTGGACTCCAATTCTAATGGTGAAACAAATTTGCTGGAATCTTTCAACGGAG ATTTGCCCATATCAAGGAAAAATTCTCTGCAAAGGTTTCTGCAGAAGCGAAAGGAAAG gGTTGAACATTGA
- the LOC125204678 gene encoding protein TIFY 9-like isoform X1, translating to MAKSSSLEHDFFAMDKGSTALPPPTAAPVFQRRRSFRDIQGVITKMNPEVVKSVIGNGAFASPSPKLSLRCGGDDNRAPMTIFYNGMVSVFDVSPRKAQDILKVADQMLPSKSPQNLDSNSNGETNLLESFNGDLPISRKNSLQRFLQKRKERLITGYPY from the exons ATGGCGAAATCTTCATCTCTGGAACATGATTTTTTCGCCATGGATAAAGGATCTACTGCTCTCCCACCGCCCACCGCCGCCCCCGTTTTTCAGCGCAGAAGAAGTTTTCGAG ATATACAAGGTGTTATAACGAAGATGAATCCGGAGGTGGTGAAGAGCGTGATTGGGAATGGCGCTTTTGCGAGTCCTTCTCCCAAACTTAG CCTGCGGTGTGGGGGTGATGACAATAGAGCTCCAATGACCATTTTCTACAATGGAATGGTTTCTGTATTTGACGTCTCTCCACGCAAG GCACAAGATATTCTCAAAGTGGCTGATCAAATGCTTCCTTCTAAATCGCCCCAAAACTTGGACTCCAATTCTAATGGTGAAACAAATTTGCTGGAATCTTTCAACGGAG ATTTGCCCATATCAAGGAAAAATTCTCTGCAAAGGTTTCTGCAGAAGCGAAAGGAAAG GCTAATTACGGGGTACCCATACTAA